A window of the Cystobacter fuscus genome harbors these coding sequences:
- a CDS encoding helix-turn-helix transcriptional regulator, with translation MALPRGLASTIGTAARAARVRANLTQEDVAERVGLATEVYGRLERGGMLPSVPTLKKLCEILRIPSDVLLGLTPAQENFWTKEAPARPTEEPAEIRRLVRTVKKLEPAEFRLLSLIATGLLRLRLIRQGRPAAGPPRPS, from the coding sequence ATGGCACTCCCACGAGGACTGGCATCGACCATCGGGACCGCGGCCCGGGCGGCTCGGGTCCGCGCCAATCTCACCCAGGAAGACGTCGCCGAGCGGGTGGGACTCGCCACCGAGGTCTACGGACGGCTGGAGCGCGGCGGGATGCTGCCGAGCGTGCCCACCTTGAAGAAGCTGTGTGAGATCCTCCGCATCCCCTCGGACGTGCTGCTGGGGCTGACGCCCGCGCAGGAGAACTTCTGGACGAAGGAGGCCCCCGCCCGGCCCACCGAGGAGCCCGCGGAAATCCGCCGCCTGGTGCGCACGGTGAAGAAGCTGGAGCCCGCCGAGTTCCGCCTGCTCAGCCTGATCGCCACCGGGCTGTTGCGCCTGCGGCTCATACGCCAGGGCCGCCCCGCCGCCGGTCCCCCCCGCCCTTCTTGA
- a CDS encoding serine/threonine-protein kinase, with product MSNRQNPDSSLKPSPPVVIETGMASFELVRSLGQGHHGELLLTRQRYAGGLGGYTVVKRLNRVVRQEDYQRLVEEARLAGQLRHPNILAVQMLGGSAAEPLLFVEYTEGQRLGDVMRRAERAGRDFSEAFACYVTAEVAEGLHYAHTLVDDRGRHLGIVHRDVTPQGILLGREGEVKLVDFGAAWSRLEGRISTEGDSDLGNVSYSSPERANLDQLDGRSDLFSLGLVFLQLLTGRHLLDAEQRHEAELLGRQLRARGESGWGGLEELSAPRTADLLKRMRELRSEQVEEAIQGLSELPRAVLRRLLAPRREERFATGAELARVLRDHVWSKGWRYGRPELVAEVAALEGPVPGDLEDSGDEARRGRGEGRSARGEGGLKDPEPLAPGYGPC from the coding sequence ATGTCGAATCGGCAGAATCCGGATTCCTCCCTCAAGCCGTCCCCCCCGGTGGTGATCGAAACCGGAATGGCGAGTTTCGAACTCGTGCGTTCGCTGGGGCAGGGGCACCATGGAGAGCTGCTGCTCACGCGTCAGCGCTACGCGGGGGGGCTGGGGGGCTACACGGTGGTCAAGCGGCTCAACCGCGTGGTGCGCCAGGAGGACTACCAGCGGCTGGTGGAGGAGGCCCGCCTGGCGGGGCAGCTGCGCCACCCCAACATCCTGGCGGTGCAGATGCTCGGGGGCAGTGCGGCCGAGCCCCTGCTCTTCGTGGAGTACACCGAGGGCCAGCGCCTGGGAGACGTGATGCGCCGGGCCGAGCGCGCCGGCCGCGACTTCTCCGAGGCGTTCGCCTGCTACGTGACGGCCGAGGTGGCCGAGGGGCTGCACTACGCGCACACCCTGGTGGACGACAGAGGCCGGCACCTGGGCATCGTCCACCGGGACGTGACGCCCCAGGGCATCCTCCTGGGCCGGGAGGGCGAGGTGAAGCTGGTGGACTTCGGGGCGGCCTGGTCCCGGCTGGAGGGGCGCATCTCCACCGAGGGTGACAGTGACCTGGGCAACGTGTCCTACAGCTCGCCGGAGCGGGCCAACCTGGATCAGCTCGACGGGCGCTCGGATCTCTTCTCCCTGGGGCTCGTCTTCCTCCAGCTGCTCACCGGCCGGCACCTGCTGGACGCCGAGCAACGCCACGAGGCGGAGCTGCTCGGCCGCCAGTTGCGCGCGCGGGGCGAGTCGGGTTGGGGGGGCCTGGAGGAGCTGAGCGCGCCGCGCACCGCGGACCTGCTCAAGCGCATGCGGGAGCTGCGCTCCGAGCAGGTGGAAGAGGCCATCCAGGGGCTGTCCGAGCTGCCCCGGGCCGTCCTCCGCCGGCTGCTCGCTCCCCGGCGCGAGGAACGCTTCGCCACGGGGGCGGAGCTGGCCCGGGTCCTGAGGGATCATGTGTGGTCCAAGGGATGGCGCTATGGGCGCCCCGAGCTGGTGGCCGAGGTGGCGGCCCTGGAGGGGCCCGTGCCGGGCGATCTGGAGGACTCGGGGGACGAGGCCCGCCGGGGGAGGGGGGAGGGAAGGAGCGCCCGGGGGGAGGGGGGCCTAAAGGACCCTGAGCCCTTGGCCCCGGGGTACGGGCCGTGCTAG
- a CDS encoding (deoxy)nucleoside triphosphate pyrophosphohydrolase: MARRHIRVVGAMLQNAEGRYLITQRPPKATLPLLWEFPGGRVEEAESDEEALAREIREEMGVEVEVLEQALHTHHEYPSYDIDFRVYRCRLASPESEIKHLRVHDHCWVKLEDMSKYQFPDADAKTLAKLLGLEA; this comes from the coding sequence ATGGCTCGCCGTCACATCCGCGTCGTCGGCGCGATGCTGCAAAACGCCGAGGGGCGCTACCTCATCACCCAGCGTCCCCCCAAGGCGACGCTGCCGCTGTTGTGGGAGTTCCCGGGTGGTCGCGTCGAGGAGGCGGAGTCCGATGAGGAGGCGCTCGCCCGGGAGATCCGCGAGGAGATGGGCGTGGAGGTGGAGGTGCTGGAGCAGGCCCTGCACACCCACCACGAATATCCCTCCTATGACATCGACTTCCGGGTGTACCGCTGTCGGCTCGCCAGCCCCGAGTCGGAGATCAAACACCTGCGCGTGCATGACCACTGTTGGGTGAAGCTCGAGGACATGTCGAAGTACCAGTTCCCCGACGCGGACGCGAAGACGCTGGCCAAGCTGCTGGGTCTGGAAGCCTGA
- the ftsH gene encoding ATP-dependent zinc metalloprotease FtsH, with protein sequence MKPENTIPPGGSPRGKKQDKSPTPSPKGFRFGSPLGYILLLVLGFMLFRNVFQDAGVQRVTYSRFRESLSEGKFSRVQLSPEWVKGYLKDGAAPAADVPGQGGGAGGPLRSEPGALPWLAYRVQGDNDLVPLLEEKGVQYEAVPQSNFSDVLWVWLVPLGLAFFFWSFMMRRMAGGIGQGPQSVMSFGKTRAKVQAEADTGVGFKDVAGVDEAVDELREIVEFLKTPEKFRRLGGRIPKGVLLVGPPGTGKTLLARAVAGEAGVPFFSLSGSEFVEMFVGVGAARVRDLFAQATAKAPCIIFIDELDAIGKSRNAGVAGGHDEREQTLNQLLAEMDGFDSRAGLIILAATNRPEILDSALMRPGRFDRQVLVDRPDKRGRERVLEIHSKGVKLGPDVDLKSIASRTPGFAGADLANVVNEAALLAARKNRDAVLKADFEEAIERVVAGLQKKNRRMNEREKDIVAHHEAGHTVVGWMLPHAERVTKVSIIPRGIAALGYTMSLPLEDRYLMSFDELRDKMAAMMGGRAAEEIFIGEVSTGASNDLKQATDVAKLMVRDYGMSSLGPVALGADQGPGFLRGAGLPETRTYSEQTARMVDEEIRKMVTEALDRARQVLTHHRDKVEALAARLLASEVVDEDELRAILGPKAVAERGLLHPEARQVISAHPVSSDEPAPSGTQHAQGSFPDV encoded by the coding sequence ATGAAGCCCGAGAACACGATACCGCCGGGTGGAAGCCCACGCGGCAAGAAGCAGGACAAGTCACCGACTCCTTCGCCCAAGGGGTTCCGGTTCGGATCCCCGCTGGGTTACATCCTTCTGCTCGTTCTGGGCTTCATGCTCTTCCGCAATGTCTTCCAGGACGCGGGCGTGCAGCGGGTGACCTACAGCCGGTTCCGCGAGTCGCTCTCGGAAGGCAAGTTCTCGCGCGTGCAGCTCTCGCCGGAGTGGGTGAAGGGCTACCTCAAGGACGGCGCCGCGCCCGCGGCGGACGTCCCGGGACAGGGCGGCGGCGCGGGAGGACCGCTGCGCAGCGAGCCGGGCGCCCTGCCGTGGCTGGCCTACCGGGTCCAGGGGGACAACGATCTCGTGCCGCTGCTGGAGGAGAAGGGCGTGCAGTACGAGGCGGTGCCCCAGTCGAATTTCTCCGACGTGCTGTGGGTGTGGCTGGTGCCGCTGGGCCTGGCCTTCTTCTTCTGGAGCTTCATGATGCGCCGCATGGCGGGGGGCATCGGCCAGGGGCCGCAGAGCGTCATGAGCTTTGGAAAGACGCGCGCCAAGGTGCAGGCCGAGGCCGACACGGGCGTGGGCTTCAAGGACGTGGCGGGCGTGGACGAGGCCGTCGACGAGCTGCGGGAGATCGTCGAGTTCCTCAAGACACCGGAGAAGTTCCGCCGTCTGGGCGGGCGCATTCCCAAGGGCGTGCTCCTGGTGGGCCCTCCGGGCACGGGCAAGACGCTGCTGGCGCGCGCGGTGGCGGGCGAGGCCGGGGTGCCCTTCTTCAGCCTGTCCGGCTCCGAGTTCGTGGAGATGTTCGTCGGCGTGGGCGCCGCGCGGGTGCGCGACCTGTTCGCCCAGGCCACGGCCAAGGCGCCGTGCATCATCTTCATCGACGAGCTGGACGCCATCGGCAAGAGCCGCAACGCGGGCGTGGCGGGCGGCCATGACGAGCGCGAGCAGACGCTCAACCAGTTGCTCGCGGAGATGGACGGCTTCGACAGCCGCGCGGGCCTCATCATCCTGGCGGCGACCAACCGTCCGGAGATCCTGGACAGCGCGCTCATGCGTCCGGGCCGCTTCGACCGGCAGGTGCTGGTGGACCGGCCGGACAAGCGTGGCCGCGAGCGGGTGCTGGAGATCCACTCCAAGGGCGTGAAGCTGGGGCCGGACGTGGACCTCAAGTCCATTGCCTCGCGGACCCCGGGCTTCGCGGGAGCGGACCTGGCCAACGTGGTGAACGAGGCGGCGCTGCTCGCCGCGCGCAAGAACCGCGACGCCGTGCTCAAGGCGGACTTCGAGGAGGCCATCGAGCGCGTGGTGGCGGGCCTGCAGAAGAAGAACCGCCGGATGAACGAGCGCGAGAAGGACATCGTCGCGCACCACGAGGCGGGCCACACGGTGGTGGGCTGGATGCTGCCCCACGCCGAGCGGGTGACGAAGGTCTCCATCATCCCCCGGGGCATCGCCGCGCTGGGCTACACCATGTCGCTGCCGCTGGAGGACCGCTACCTCATGTCCTTCGACGAGCTGCGCGACAAGATGGCCGCGATGATGGGTGGGCGTGCCGCCGAGGAGATCTTCATCGGCGAGGTGTCCACGGGCGCCTCCAACGACCTGAAGCAGGCCACCGACGTCGCCAAGCTCATGGTGCGCGACTACGGCATGAGCTCGCTGGGCCCGGTCGCCCTGGGCGCGGATCAGGGGCCGGGCTTCCTGCGGGGCGCGGGCCTGCCGGAGACGCGCACCTACTCCGAGCAGACGGCGCGCATGGTGGATGAGGAGATCCGCAAGATGGTCACCGAGGCGCTCGACCGGGCGCGTCAGGTGCTCACCCACCACCGCGACAAGGTGGAGGCGCTGGCGGCCCGGCTGCTGGCTTCCGAGGTGGTGGACGAGGACGAGCTGCGCGCCATCCTCGGGCCCAAGGCCGTCGCCGAGCGGGGCCTGTTGCATCCCGAGGCCCGGCAGGTGATCTCCGCCCACCCCGTGAGCAGTGACGAGCCGGCACCTTCGGGCACCCAGCACGCCCAGGGCTCGTTCCCGGACGTGTAG